One Amaranthus tricolor cultivar Red isolate AtriRed21 chromosome 1, ASM2621246v1, whole genome shotgun sequence DNA window includes the following coding sequences:
- the LOC130803684 gene encoding uncharacterized protein LOC130803684 isoform X1: protein MINRLPLDVTQLIHPEDEEDHIEGHRDQTLRGAQRLLEHYNSGKGTNYELVEALRSGAIMMPDGIALHCNFTAKPANQDSGSSIKLFFGEMLIGPDDVDKVTYCDILNGKSHGYKDCGENADIKHPPAELLTRSYYDVSDTIREMSPKRCATVPLNSAKKQKTLEYGSSNLDNEFEFDAMEYPQSPVCPPNQYPEGEEDHIEGHRRQTLRGAQRLLEHYNNEKGTNYELVEAVTSGAIMKPDGIALHCNFTAKPANQDSDSSIKLFFGEMLIGPNDFHIVTYCDILNGKSHGCKDCGENADIKHPPAELLTRSYYDVSDTIREMSPKRCATVPINSAKKEKTLEYGSSNLDNEFEFDAMEYPQSPVCPPYEYPEDEEYHIEGHRRQTLRGAQRLLEHYNNEKGTNYELVEALTSGAIMKPDGIALHCNFTAKPANQDSDSSIKLFFGEMLIGPNDVHIVTYCDILNGKSHGCKECGENADIKHPPAELLTRSYDDVSDTIPEMSPKSGGATPMDSVKEKTRKNGKSILDQGYDTNDLGYPPSPVYTPY, encoded by the exons ATGATCAACCGTCTACCGCT AGATGTAACCCAATTGATACATCCCGAGGACGAGGAGGATCACATTGAAGGGCATCGTGATCAAACTCTTAGAGGTGCTCAAAGATTATTGGAGCACTACAACAGTGGAAAG GGTACCAACTATGAGCTTGTAGAAGCGTTGAGAAGTGGTGCCATAATGATGCCTGATGGTATTGCGCTCCATTGCAATTTCACAGCTAAACCAGCCAATCAGGATTCCGGTTCTTCCATTAAGCTCTTCTTTGGCGAGATGCTCATTGGTCCAGACGATGTTGATAAAGTCACTTATTGTGATATATTAAATG GTAAATCTCATGGCTACAAGGATTGCGGAGAAAACGCCGACATTAAGCATCCCCCTGCTGAACTTTTAACGCGCAGTTATTATGATGTTTCCGATACTATAC GTGAGATGTCGCCAAAGAGATGTGCAACTGTGCCTCTTAATTCTGCAAAGAAGCAAAAAACTTTGGAATATGG tagttcaaatttggacaatgaaTTCGAGTTTGATGCAATGGAATATCCTCAATCTCCGGTTTGTCCTCCCAACCA GTATCCCGAGGGCGAGGAGGATCACATTGAAGGGCATCGTCGTCAAACTCTTAGAGGTGCTCAAAGATTATTGGAGCACTACAACAATGAAAAG GGTACCAACTATGAGCTTGTAGAAGCGGTGACAAGTGGTGCCATAATGAAGCCTGATGGTATTGCGCTCCATTGCAATTTCACAGCTAAACCAGCCAATCAGGATTCCGATTCTTCCATTAAGCTCTTCTTTGGCGAGATGCTCATTGGTCCAAACGATTTTCATATAGTCACTTATTGTGATATATTAAATG GTAAATCTCATGGCTGCAAGGATTGCGGAGAAAACGCCGACATTAAGCATCCCCCTGCTGAACTTTTAACGCGCAGTTATTATGATGTTTCCGATACTATAC GTGAGATGTCGCCAAAGAGATGTGCAACTGTGCCTATTAATTCTGCAAAGAAGGAAAAAACTTTGGAATATGG tagttcaaatttggacaatgaaTTCGAGTTTGATGCAATGGAATATCCTCAATCTCCGGTTTGTCCTCCCTACGA GTATCCCGAGGACGAGGAGTATCACATTGAAGGGCATCGTCGTCAAACTCTTAGAGGTGCTCAAAGATTATTGGAGCACTACAACAATGAAAAG GGTACCAACTATGAGCTTGTAGAAGCGTTGACAAGTGGTGCCATAATGAAGCCTGATGGTATTGCGCTCCATTGCAATTTCACAGCTAAACCAGCCAATCAGGATTCCGATTCTTCCATTAAGCTCTTCTTTGGCGAGATGCTCATTGGTCCAAACGATGTTCATATAGTCACTTATTGTGATATATTAAATG GTAAATCTCATGGCTGCAAGGAGTGCGGAGAAAACGCCGACATTAAGCATCCCCCTGCTGAACTTTTAACGCGCAGTTATGATGATGTTTCCGATACTATAC CTGAGATGTCGCCAAAGAGTGGTGGAGCTACGCCTATGGATTCAGTCAAGGAGAAAACTAGGAAAAATGG aaaatcaatttt
- the LOC130803684 gene encoding uncharacterized protein LOC130803684 isoform X2, translating to MMPDGIALHCNFTAKPANQDSGSSIKLFFGEMLIGPDDVDKVTYCDILNGKSHGYKDCGENADIKHPPAELLTRSYYDVSDTIREMSPKRCATVPLNSAKKQKTLEYGSSNLDNEFEFDAMEYPQSPVCPPNQYPEGEEDHIEGHRRQTLRGAQRLLEHYNNEKGTNYELVEAVTSGAIMKPDGIALHCNFTAKPANQDSDSSIKLFFGEMLIGPNDFHIVTYCDILNGKSHGCKDCGENADIKHPPAELLTRSYYDVSDTIREMSPKRCATVPINSAKKEKTLEYGSSNLDNEFEFDAMEYPQSPVCPPYEYPEDEEYHIEGHRRQTLRGAQRLLEHYNNEKGTNYELVEALTSGAIMKPDGIALHCNFTAKPANQDSDSSIKLFFGEMLIGPNDVHIVTYCDILNGKSHGCKECGENADIKHPPAELLTRSYDDVSDTIPEMSPKSGGATPMDSVKEKTRKNGKSILDQGYDTNDLGYPPSPVYTPY from the exons ATGATGCCTGATGGTATTGCGCTCCATTGCAATTTCACAGCTAAACCAGCCAATCAGGATTCCGGTTCTTCCATTAAGCTCTTCTTTGGCGAGATGCTCATTGGTCCAGACGATGTTGATAAAGTCACTTATTGTGATATATTAAATG GTAAATCTCATGGCTACAAGGATTGCGGAGAAAACGCCGACATTAAGCATCCCCCTGCTGAACTTTTAACGCGCAGTTATTATGATGTTTCCGATACTATAC GTGAGATGTCGCCAAAGAGATGTGCAACTGTGCCTCTTAATTCTGCAAAGAAGCAAAAAACTTTGGAATATGG tagttcaaatttggacaatgaaTTCGAGTTTGATGCAATGGAATATCCTCAATCTCCGGTTTGTCCTCCCAACCA GTATCCCGAGGGCGAGGAGGATCACATTGAAGGGCATCGTCGTCAAACTCTTAGAGGTGCTCAAAGATTATTGGAGCACTACAACAATGAAAAG GGTACCAACTATGAGCTTGTAGAAGCGGTGACAAGTGGTGCCATAATGAAGCCTGATGGTATTGCGCTCCATTGCAATTTCACAGCTAAACCAGCCAATCAGGATTCCGATTCTTCCATTAAGCTCTTCTTTGGCGAGATGCTCATTGGTCCAAACGATTTTCATATAGTCACTTATTGTGATATATTAAATG GTAAATCTCATGGCTGCAAGGATTGCGGAGAAAACGCCGACATTAAGCATCCCCCTGCTGAACTTTTAACGCGCAGTTATTATGATGTTTCCGATACTATAC GTGAGATGTCGCCAAAGAGATGTGCAACTGTGCCTATTAATTCTGCAAAGAAGGAAAAAACTTTGGAATATGG tagttcaaatttggacaatgaaTTCGAGTTTGATGCAATGGAATATCCTCAATCTCCGGTTTGTCCTCCCTACGA GTATCCCGAGGACGAGGAGTATCACATTGAAGGGCATCGTCGTCAAACTCTTAGAGGTGCTCAAAGATTATTGGAGCACTACAACAATGAAAAG GGTACCAACTATGAGCTTGTAGAAGCGTTGACAAGTGGTGCCATAATGAAGCCTGATGGTATTGCGCTCCATTGCAATTTCACAGCTAAACCAGCCAATCAGGATTCCGATTCTTCCATTAAGCTCTTCTTTGGCGAGATGCTCATTGGTCCAAACGATGTTCATATAGTCACTTATTGTGATATATTAAATG GTAAATCTCATGGCTGCAAGGAGTGCGGAGAAAACGCCGACATTAAGCATCCCCCTGCTGAACTTTTAACGCGCAGTTATGATGATGTTTCCGATACTATAC CTGAGATGTCGCCAAAGAGTGGTGGAGCTACGCCTATGGATTCAGTCAAGGAGAAAACTAGGAAAAATGG aaaatcaatttt